A segment of the Salminus brasiliensis chromosome 1, fSalBra1.hap2, whole genome shotgun sequence genome:
CAGAGTGGACTACAGCATTGGCTCTAATGAGTTCCTGCAGCCGTGAACAAACCATAGTTCCATCTAGCAGTAAAACAAGAAACTGCAGTGCCCTGTGATGTAGGGGCCTTACGCAGAGCTGCTGTAATTCTTAACTCGTGAATATGATCTGATCGTCTCTCAGGAGCGGCTAAATTAGAGACATATCGGCCAATGGCCATATGCATATATTGGCTGAAAATCGTCCGATATCGACACATggacctttttttccccctatttCTAGTATTTGCAGCTAAACTACATTAAAACAAGCTGTAGGAAATACAGAAAACTACAACTTATGCCCGTTTTTACATTGAGCTGCTGTGGTCTTCCACGTGCAGTAGGTGAATCCTAAACTTCTTCAGCTTCAGGAATGAAATAGAAACACCACTGTCCTCTAGACGATCAGGGTAGTGTGTCTAAATTGGGGATTTGTTCTGAGGAGTTTTGTcacagtttaacatttgctTGATGGAGAACTGCTTAGAGATGGCTTCTAAGCAGTGGTTGGTTGAGAGCCTTGTACAACACACCACTATCTTAATGGGATGGGAGGGTCTAAGGCAGAGGTGTCAAATGGCGTGGCACCACCGAGTTCTGCATTTCCCCTCATTAAACACTCATTATTAGCTACATGATAAGGCCTTCACAAGTTGAATTCAGAGGATAAACGCTAATCTCTGTATAGCTATGGCTGGGAAGGTCTTCAAACGTACTGTTAGATACATTACAATTACCACAGTGGTCCTGAAGGGTGGGTGTCCATCCTACTTAAGGCATTTCCCAACCCATACACATACCAAATCtggttcaggtgtgtttgaCACTCCGAATAAAACAAGTCATAACAGCCTCTGTCTTCCTCTGCAGGATTCCTGGAACAGGGTTTGCTGGTGAAAGACTTGTCCAAGCTGAGAGACAACTATATCCGAACCTTCCAGTTCAAAGTGGATGTTCTCTCCATCATACCCACGGACCTGATCTACATCGTCACAGGGATCCATGTGCCTCAACTCCGCTTCAACCGCCTACTCCGTTTCTCACGCATGTTTGAGTTCTTCGATCGCACCGAGACACGGACCAACTACCCGAACACTTTTCGCATATGCAACCTAGTCCTGTATATCTTGGTCATCATCCACTGGAATGCATGTATCTATTATGCCATCTCCAAGTCACTGGGACTTGGGTCAGATCAATGGGTGTACGATAACTCTAACAGAACCCTAACTTATTCCTACATCTACTGCTTCTACTGGTCTACGCTAACTCTTACTACCATTGGGGAAATGCCTCCCCCAGTGAAGGATGAGGAGTTTGTCTTTGTGGTCTTTGACTTTCTAGTTGGTGTGCTGATCTTTGCCACGATTGTTGGTAACGTGGGTTCCATGATCTCCAACATGAACGCCACGAGGGCAGAGTTTCAGGCGCGGATCGACGCCATCAAACACTACATGCACTTCCGCAAGGTCAGCCGCAACCTAGAGACTCGAGTCATTAAGTGGTTTGACTACCTCTGGACCAATCAGAAAGCAGTGGACGAACATGAGGTGCTGAAGAACCTCCCAGACAAGCTGCGGGCGGAAATTGCCATCAACGTTCACCTGGAAACTCTGAAGAAGGTGCGTATCTTTCAGGACTGTGAAGCGGGACTGTTAGTGGAGCTAGTTCTGAAACTGCGCCCACAGGTGTACAGCCCAGGCGACTACATATGCAGGAAGGGCGATATTGGGAAGGAAATGTACATCATCAAGGAGGGACAGCTGGGTGTAGTGGCGGATGACGGAGTGACACAGTTTGCACTGCTAACTGCTGGAGGGTGCTTCGGTGAAATAAGCATCCTCAACATTCGGGGTAGCAAGATGGGCAACCGGCGAACCGCCAACATACGTAGCATTGGCTACTCGGATCTGTTCTGCCTCTCAAAAGACGACTTGATGGAGGCCGTGACAGAATATCCAGATGCTCAGAAGGTTTTGGAAGAGCGTGGGAGGGAGATCCTGAAGAAGCAGGGTCTTCTGGATGAAAGTGCTGCCGCTGGAGGGCTGGGCGACATGGACACAGAGGAGAAGGTGGAGCGCCTAGACGCGTCTCTGGACCTGCTGCAGACGCGCTTTGCCCGGTTGCTTGGGGAGTTCACCACAACTCAGCGCAAGCTGAAACAGCGAATCACAGCGCTCGAGAGGCAGCTGTGCCACACTGGACTTGGTCTGCTGTCAGACAACGACATGGAAGGAGAAACCGACCAAGCATTTACGCAtgcagatgtacacacacatgcagagacACACATACGGACTTCTACAGAACCAAGCACTGCCTCAAACTCTGTGTCGAGAAGGAACTCGGATGTGGAAGCGCTGCAGCCTCAGCCAAAAACAGGACCATGAAGTAGAACTGCTTCGAGAAGTGCACAAAATGAAACTGCACATGCATGCTCATGCTTTTCCACGTTGTGTTTGTCTGAGAAAGAGATGAATTACTTTgaagatgatttatttatacTTTAAAATGGTCAATTAATAAAATAGtatatttactattttaaatTCCTAAAAAATCTAATTCCTAAaaatgactgaatgtgtgtgtatgaatgtgacTTTTGCCCTTGTTAGACCTTTAACAAGGATCAACAACTTCACCATATTGGGAGTGTAATGTATTCTGACTcacattaattataatatatatttataataacacAAGTAATAAATACAGCTTCAGAATGTTTAGGCCTGGATTTCATAATAAAGCATGCTTAAACCATGCAAAGCCTGTATCTACTTTTTACAGGAATTTTAAGAGTTTCTGAAGATCATAAATTACTAGTCACAAATCCAAAGTCGAAACTTGAAATGTGAATATTATTGCTACATATAAGCTAACACCACTGCACACTAAAACTGCATCATAAAACTGGTAATCCCACCAAAAAATGCAAACTAGAAAGCTTTGTCCACTGTGTGTTGGTGTATCATTGTGTTGAAGTTTAATACCACACATACATTTATTCAATCCCATTTCAATAGACAGGAGCGTTAGCTTGCCTTAAACATATATGTAGTGTTGTTTTCAGTGATATCCAGTGGGGAAAAATGGACACTAAACAGATCAGTCAAAAGCACCTTTCGTTTTTACCATCTGGAAAAACTGCACCTGGAGTTCCATATACGCTCATGATGCTAACTACAGGGTTACGACGAGTTCAGACAACATTAATTTTGGAGGAATGAAAAACAAAGGCATGTACAGTAACACAAGGGGTTGAATGGCAGGTTTGATTAAAATCTGCTAAAACGATCCTAAATGGTTTGGAAATACTGTTTTTACAAGGTattcattaatattataatacaaGTAACACGACCTgatgaaatatttattttatttattatattgagTTAAAATTACTCAGTGGGTTTTTACATATTGCAtattttgtttcttatttttttttgtgattttcgGTGACacgtttttataaaatatttttatatgaatTTCATGACATAATGGTTCCCGAGATCTCAAGAAACCAAATTGCTTTTTCGAGCCATAATTAATTCATCAAAGAATTTTCTTGAGATACGAGGCCATCGCTTAAACATATAGATGGTCTAACCAGGGTTTACCCATGTCAGACTAGTGCTTTTCCCTTTGCTCTGGTCTGCCACCGTGAATGTAAATCTCATGGCTTTTCACTCCCACTAGGCTCAGCTCCCTACTGCCCCAACCAGCGCCGCTGACGATACAGCCCCTCTTTAACATACAGTGTAAATTGGCTACTAAAACAGGCTCTAAAACAGGCAAGAGCTTCCAGCAGCTAAATCCCCCACAGAGATGTGCAGGGTCCCCCGAAAgtggtgcttgttcagtctgaTCGTCAGTTTGAAACCAGAAGGACAGTGTCCAGTGTGCCCTGCTggagaattaaaaaaacatggtCAGCTCAAGCTCTTGAGCAGCATCaggcagattttcatttgagtttaatGGTTGAGCT
Coding sequences within it:
- the cnga2b gene encoding cyclic nucleotide gated channel subunit alpha 2b, producing the protein MTGQAAVERSLSSHRLSVRSTLEEELDRAETTISRTQSVCEGDDDTSSELQRVAAIEPHDAVSRNSFRGRGALSRLVNLVVTLREWAHRSLMEEEQRPDSFLERFRGPEIRPATGQAANDQQGASGTNTKPTIKEKWEGFIISQSDDVYYYWLFFIALAVLYNWVLLVARACFDDLQTEEYILWLVLDYICDVIYIIDSCVRLRTGFLEQGLLVKDLSKLRDNYIRTFQFKVDVLSIIPTDLIYIVTGIHVPQLRFNRLLRFSRMFEFFDRTETRTNYPNTFRICNLVLYILVIIHWNACIYYAISKSLGLGSDQWVYDNSNRTLTYSYIYCFYWSTLTLTTIGEMPPPVKDEEFVFVVFDFLVGVLIFATIVGNVGSMISNMNATRAEFQARIDAIKHYMHFRKVSRNLETRVIKWFDYLWTNQKAVDEHEVLKNLPDKLRAEIAINVHLETLKKVRIFQDCEAGLLVELVLKLRPQVYSPGDYICRKGDIGKEMYIIKEGQLGVVADDGVTQFALLTAGGCFGEISILNIRGSKMGNRRTANIRSIGYSDLFCLSKDDLMEAVTEYPDAQKVLEERGREILKKQGLLDESAAAGGLGDMDTEEKVERLDASLDLLQTRFARLLGEFTTTQRKLKQRITALERQLCHTGLGLLSDNDMEGETDQAFTHADVHTHAETHIRTSTEPSTASNSVSRRNSDVEALQPQPKTGP